TACTGCTATCGCCATTATGTTCGATGCGGATATTGGAAAAACGCTCTTGTACGGGATTATCATCGCCATACCTGCCATAGTGGTAGCCGGACCTTTGTTTGCCCGATCAATCAAAAAGATTAAAGGCTCACCCATGAAGGAATTTTACAATCCGGTAATTTTAAAGGATAATGAAATGCCTGGGATGGCAGTTAGTGTTTGTACTGCCTTACTTCCTGTCATCTTAATTGGGCTATCTACAGGTATCGGCCAGTTTTTAAATGCGGGGAAAACCAAAACCATCGTTGAATTTATTGGGAACCCCATGATTGCGATGTTGATTTCTGTATTGGTAGGCATTTACACATTAGGACTCTCCAGAGGGAAGCAGATGAAAACCATTATGGATTCGCTGGCCAGCGCCATCTCCGGTATTACGATGGTTTTGCTCATTATTGCTGGTGCTGGAGCACTCAAGCAGATTCTGACAGATAGTGGCGTCAGCGAGTATATCGGAGAACTACTTAGAGGCTCATCAATTTCACCTTTATTGTTGGCTTGGTTGATAGCGACAGTGATTCGCGTTTGCGTGGGATCTGCTACGGTTGCAGGGCTGACCGCTGCAGGTATCGTATTGCCCTTAATTGCCGGATCAGGTGTAAGTCCCGAACTCATGGTGATAGCTGTAGGCTCAGGGAGTTTGATGCTCTCGCATGTCAATGATGGCGGCTTTTGGATGTTCAAGGAGTATTTCAACCTTTCGGTAAAAGAAACCTTGTCTACCTGGACGATTATGGAAACCAGTGTTGGCGTCATTGGCCTTGTGGGCGTATTAATTTTAGACTCAATTATATAAAAAGAATACAATGGATATTTCACCTTCAGAAAAAGCAAAAGAATTAGGATTAGAGTTTCCTCCGGCACCCCAGCCAGCGGGTGTATATCGTCCCGTATTGGTGGTAGATAAGTTTCTCTATGTATCAGGTCAAGCCCCGATGCAAATGGATGGGACCCTTATGCAGGGCCGTGTGGGTGACCATGTGGATATGGAATTTGGAAAACTGGCGGCTCGTCAAACTGCTTTGACCATGCTTTCAACCATTCAGACACATTTTGGCTCTTTGGATAAAATCAAACGCGTGGTAAAAGTATTGGGCATGGTCAATTGTACGCCTGATTTCATTAGACAGCCTTATGTGATCAATGGGTTTAGTGAATTGCTGGCCGAACTATGGGGGCGCGAATATGGCATAGGCGTTCGAAGCGCGGTAGGTATGATGTTGCCCGACGGCATTCCGGTGGAAATAGAAGCAGTGTTTGAATTGCACTAAATGATGTCTGAAATTGAATGGTATAAGGTAAAACAAGAGGATGGGGTGGTGACACCCGCCTTGCTCGTATATCCCGATCGGATCAAACAGAACATTGGAAAAATGATCGAGCTATCTGGGGATGTCGACAAGTTACGGCCGCATGTTAAGACTCATAAATCAGTTGATATCATCAAACTTCAATTGGCGCATGGCATCACCAAGTTCAAATGTGCCACGCTGTCAGAGGCTGAACTGCTAGCGACTTCAGGTGCCGAAGATGTGCTCCTGGCCATGCAGCCTGTTGGACCAAATGTTCCGAGGTTATTTGAGTTGATTGCCAAATTTCCAGTATGTAATTTTTCCACGCTAGTGGATAATGAAAAAACAGCCGTTGAGATTTCAAGATTAGCACAACAAAAGGGGCTGACAGCCTCTCTTTGGCTAGATATAAATAATGGCATGGATCGAACGGGAATATCGCCAGGCCCGGAAACTATATGCATATATGAATTCATGGCCAACGATCCTTTTTTGAATGTCAAAGGCCTTCATGTTTATGATGGTCATATTCATCACAAGGATTTAGAATTGAGAAAAAACGCTTGTAACGACGATTTTAATTCAGTGGAAAGTCTGAGAAGTGCAATAGAAAAAAAGCAGTTACCTTTTCCTACAGTGGTAGCCGGAGGTACGCCTACTTTTACTATTCACAAAGATCGGAAAGATGTTCAACTAAGTCCTGGCACTCCGCTACTTTGGGATGCTGGCTATGCTCAGGCGTTTCCAGACCTGTCTTTCGAGCTGGCGGCTGTAGTCGCTACACGGATTGTGAGCCAACCATCTTCAGATTTGCTTTGCTTGGATCTGGGTTACAAGTCTGTAGCCAGTGAGATGGAGCTGCCAAGGGTAAAGTTTCTTGGCGGTCATGATTTTGAAATAGTCGGACACAATGAAGAACATATGGTGGTTCGTACGCACGAAGCACATGCCTATGAAATAGGTCAACTTCTATATGCTGTGCCTATTCATATTTGTCCTACAGTAGTGAAGTATGATGAAATGCTCGTTATAGAAAAAAATGAACTCACCGCCACTTGGCCAGTTGGAACTCGATCTCACTAATATTAATTACTAACTAAAAACATAGACATGTTCATATTTGATGCACACTTAGATCTTTCGATGAATGCTCTGGAGTGGAACCGCGATTTGCGATGGACTGTAGAAGAAATTCGAGCAAGCGAAGCTGGTATGACTGACAAGCCGGATAGGGGAAGAGGTACAGTTTCATTTGATGCGTTAAGAAAAGGAAACGTAGGTCTATGCGTAGCTACACAAATTGCACGCTATGTAAAAAAATCTAGCTCGCTTCCCGGTTGGCACTCACCTGAGCAAGCCTGGTCGCAAACCCAGGGGCAGTTGGCCTGGTACAAGGCCATGGAAGAAGCGGGCGAAATGGTTCAAATTACCAACAAGCAGCAGTTGGAGAGTCATCTGAAAGACTGGAACGACCCAGCGACTCAGTCACCAATTGGCTATATACTCAGTCTGGAAGGCGCTGATTCCATTGTAACCATCGATCACTTGGAACGATCGTTCAAACAGGGCTTAAGAGCGATTGGGCCAGCACATTACGGACCGGGAACTTATGCTCACGGGACGGATTCTGTTGGTGGGATTGGTCAGAAAGGAAAGGCTTTGCTCAAGAAGATTGAAGAATTGAACTTGATTCTGGATGCGACACATCTGTGTGATCAGAGCTTTTGGGAAACCATGAAGGTCTACGATGGCCCGGTCTGGGCCAGCCACAACAACTGCCGAAAATTCGTGAATCACAATCGCCAATATGCAGATGAACAAATCTTGGAACTGATCGAACGAAAGGCTGTAATTGGGATTGCTCTAGATGCCTGGATGATGGTGCCCAACTGGGTGAGGGGAGCATCCACTCCGCAAAGTATGGGTGTAACATTGACACAGATGATCGACAACATCGATCATATCTGTCAAATGGCCGGCAATTCATTTCACGTAGGTATTGGT
The sequence above is drawn from the Reichenbachiella sp. genome and encodes:
- a CDS encoding gluconate:H+ symporter, with amino-acid sequence MPLLIVVVGIAILFVLIAVFKLNAFLSFIITCLFVGISQGMELSAVAQSIQTGIGNTLGFLVVILGLGAMLGKLVADSGAAQRITSALVAKFGEKYIQWAVVLAGFIVGIPMFYSVGFVILIPLVFTVAASTGLPLIYVGLPMLTSLSVTHGFLPPHPAPTAIAIMFDADIGKTLLYGIIIAIPAIVVAGPLFARSIKKIKGSPMKEFYNPVILKDNEMPGMAVSVCTALLPVILIGLSTGIGQFLNAGKTKTIVEFIGNPMIAMLISVLVGIYTLGLSRGKQMKTIMDSLASAISGITMVLLIIAGAGALKQILTDSGVSEYIGELLRGSSISPLLLAWLIATVIRVCVGSATVAGLTAAGIVLPLIAGSGVSPELMVIAVGSGSLMLSHVNDGGFWMFKEYFNLSVKETLSTWTIMETSVGVIGLVGVLILDSII
- a CDS encoding RidA family protein; the protein is MDISPSEKAKELGLEFPPAPQPAGVYRPVLVVDKFLYVSGQAPMQMDGTLMQGRVGDHVDMEFGKLAARQTALTMLSTIQTHFGSLDKIKRVVKVLGMVNCTPDFIRQPYVINGFSELLAELWGREYGIGVRSAVGMMLPDGIPVEIEAVFELH
- a CDS encoding D-TA family PLP-dependent enzyme, whose product is MMSEIEWYKVKQEDGVVTPALLVYPDRIKQNIGKMIELSGDVDKLRPHVKTHKSVDIIKLQLAHGITKFKCATLSEAELLATSGAEDVLLAMQPVGPNVPRLFELIAKFPVCNFSTLVDNEKTAVEISRLAQQKGLTASLWLDINNGMDRTGISPGPETICIYEFMANDPFLNVKGLHVYDGHIHHKDLELRKNACNDDFNSVESLRSAIEKKQLPFPTVVAGGTPTFTIHKDRKDVQLSPGTPLLWDAGYAQAFPDLSFELAAVVATRIVSQPSSDLLCLDLGYKSVASEMELPRVKFLGGHDFEIVGHNEEHMVVRTHEAHAYEIGQLLYAVPIHICPTVVKYDEMLVIEKNELTATWPVGTRSH
- a CDS encoding dipeptidase yields the protein MFIFDAHLDLSMNALEWNRDLRWTVEEIRASEAGMTDKPDRGRGTVSFDALRKGNVGLCVATQIARYVKKSSSLPGWHSPEQAWSQTQGQLAWYKAMEEAGEMVQITNKQQLESHLKDWNDPATQSPIGYILSLEGADSIVTIDHLERSFKQGLRAIGPAHYGPGTYAHGTDSVGGIGQKGKALLKKIEELNLILDATHLCDQSFWETMKVYDGPVWASHNNCRKFVNHNRQYADEQILELIERKAVIGIALDAWMMVPNWVRGASTPQSMGVTLTQMIDNIDHICQMAGNSFHVGIGTDLDGAFGTEQCPSDLDTIADLQKVPAMLQAKGYNISDIENIMSKNFLDFLRSVW